One window of the Methanomassiliicoccaceae archaeon DOK genome contains the following:
- the cobD gene encoding cobalamin biosynthesis protein CobD — protein sequence MVPWLDAILVVVLALAIDRYIGEVPNSVHPLRWMGNILAAIDRHVGCRGSRKAVLIGFLSYLLVFILFAGIGLLFTSLVRYGLSETVSPLAGEIAWIVLTAVLFKVSFAIFSFRKHCDPICADLDAGRTEDAAAKVQMIVSRNTKGMDAEHIASSCCETVTENLVDSVYSPVLYFGILGLPGAVMFRCANLMDAMWGYLNDKYALLGRFPARFDDVLGFVTSRVSPYFIALAGMILGMDWRASVPAAKAEHTMTPSPNSGWSMTAAAAVLGISMEKRGVYVMNGGHPMPTTDDVRRCCRLIELSAMIYLLLVGIILYGLIGIQVQLFVEDAVFGFWGSVF from the coding sequence ATGGTTCCGTGGCTGGACGCGATACTGGTCGTCGTTCTGGCCCTGGCCATAGACAGGTACATCGGGGAGGTCCCGAACTCTGTCCACCCGCTCAGGTGGATGGGCAACATCCTCGCCGCGATCGACAGGCATGTCGGCTGCAGGGGGTCCAGGAAGGCCGTCCTGATTGGGTTCCTTTCCTACCTCCTCGTGTTCATACTGTTCGCCGGCATCGGCCTCCTGTTCACGTCCCTCGTGCGCTACGGGCTGTCCGAGACGGTGTCCCCGCTCGCGGGCGAGATAGCCTGGATCGTCCTGACGGCTGTCCTGTTCAAGGTGTCCTTCGCGATATTCTCGTTCAGGAAGCACTGCGATCCCATCTGCGCAGACTTGGACGCCGGCAGGACCGAGGACGCGGCCGCCAAGGTGCAGATGATCGTCAGCCGCAACACGAAGGGCATGGACGCCGAGCACATCGCGTCGTCATGCTGCGAGACGGTGACCGAGAACCTGGTCGACAGCGTCTATTCGCCCGTCCTGTACTTCGGGATCCTGGGCCTGCCCGGAGCGGTCATGTTCAGGTGCGCCAACCTCATGGATGCCATGTGGGGGTACCTCAACGACAAGTACGCCCTCCTGGGACGCTTCCCAGCGAGGTTCGACGACGTCCTTGGCTTCGTGACGTCGAGGGTGTCGCCCTACTTCATAGCGCTGGCCGGGATGATCCTCGGGATGGACTGGAGGGCCTCGGTGCCCGCCGCCAAGGCCGAGCACACCATGACCCCCAGCCCCAACAGCGGATGGTCGATGACCGCCGCTGCCGCGGTTCTGGGCATAAGCATGGAGAAGCGCGGGGTCTACGTCATGAACGGAGGGCATCCCATGCCGACGACCGACGATGTGAGGAGGTGCTGCCGTCTGATCGAGCTGTCGGCGATGATCTACCTCCTTCTCGTGGGCATCATCCTGTACGGGCTCATCGGCATCCAGGTGCAGCTGTTCGTCGAGGATGCCGTCTTCGGATTCTGGGGGTCGGTGTTCTGA
- a CDS encoding NTP transferase domain-containing protein, whose protein sequence is MQALVNAGGKGSRMGKCGIEKPMQMVGDKHTVQRVVEALSASSHIDRLLVSVSDNTPETERFLSSIGVETIRTSGESFMDDLHDAFKVMEGDYVLTCPSDLPLLTTEVVDTFLEYFVPGTMDSAIAVVDEETVLRTGITPSYTREDGGRNWVLSGLCIMNRPMTLAGEYLEEYLFQTDWVELSVNVNTPRELELARSYFQDSSSVISHGLRDDADGRCNSMIMK, encoded by the coding sequence ATGCAGGCATTGGTCAACGCAGGAGGCAAGGGGTCGCGCATGGGCAAGTGCGGGATAGAGAAGCCGATGCAGATGGTCGGCGACAAGCACACGGTCCAGAGGGTCGTGGAGGCCCTCTCGGCGTCGTCCCACATCGACCGTCTGCTGGTCTCCGTCAGCGACAACACGCCGGAGACGGAGAGGTTCCTTAGCAGCATCGGGGTCGAGACCATCCGCACCTCCGGGGAGAGCTTCATGGACGACCTCCACGACGCGTTCAAGGTCATGGAAGGGGACTACGTCCTGACATGCCCTTCGGACCTCCCCCTGCTGACGACCGAGGTCGTGGATACGTTCCTGGAGTACTTCGTGCCGGGGACGATGGACTCGGCCATCGCGGTCGTGGACGAGGAGACCGTCCTCAGGACGGGGATAACGCCCTCGTACACCAGGGAGGACGGGGGAAGGAACTGGGTCCTGTCGGGGCTGTGCATAATGAACCGCCCGATGACCCTCGCGGGCGAGTACCTGGAGGAGTACCTGTTCCAGACCGACTGGGTCGAGCTGTCCGTCAACGTGAACACGCCTCGGGAGCTGGAGCTTGCCAGGAGCTATTTCCAAGATAGTAGCTCTGTGATCAGTCATGGACTCCGGGACGATGCAGATGGACGGTGTAATTCCATGATTATGAAATAA
- a CDS encoding MFS transporter: MQFTIADGKQFKPSGLTKLALLMASMMVLMGSAAVSPALHGIEVELGTSKFLASMVISLPSLVVAVFGFPMGYLADRVGLAKVLIASLVLFIVAGVSGYFCSDIYTLLATRVFLGVGIAGISTAATGLMGIYYDGDERRRVMAVQSAFMGFGGVVLEIIGGLMADVSWNVPFLVYIIAVPILVAGLIAVRDVILPTGNGAAPAQRFAEGSKAHMAVLYASIFMLMFLMFIVTANVSDILTSMDVSMTVCGFILALMGLTQVFTSLAYSRVRRIPKYQYMLLAAFLLQAVAITMFASDSLAVLTVGVGIMGVGLGLGMPTITNNLSMMSPPAAQGKTMGIYSCLMNLGTSLSTVIMGPVIVAIGYTSSFQLSAVVVLLFGIAVLVAGRFLGQPEPATEA; the protein is encoded by the coding sequence ATGCAGTTCACAATCGCCGATGGAAAACAGTTCAAACCATCGGGGCTCACGAAGCTCGCGCTCCTGATGGCGTCGATGATGGTGCTCATGGGGTCGGCTGCGGTTTCCCCGGCCCTGCACGGGATTGAGGTGGAGCTGGGGACGAGCAAGTTCCTGGCGTCCATGGTCATATCGCTGCCGTCCCTGGTGGTGGCCGTCTTCGGGTTCCCCATGGGGTACCTGGCTGACAGGGTCGGTCTGGCGAAGGTCCTCATCGCCTCCCTCGTCCTCTTCATCGTCGCCGGGGTGTCCGGGTACTTCTGCTCCGACATCTACACGCTGCTCGCCACGAGGGTGTTCCTCGGGGTCGGCATAGCCGGGATATCGACCGCTGCGACCGGCCTCATGGGGATCTACTACGACGGGGACGAGAGGCGCAGGGTCATGGCCGTCCAGTCCGCCTTCATGGGGTTCGGGGGCGTCGTTCTGGAGATCATCGGGGGCCTGATGGCCGACGTGTCCTGGAACGTCCCGTTCCTGGTGTACATAATCGCGGTGCCCATACTTGTCGCCGGCCTGATCGCGGTGAGGGACGTCATCCTGCCCACCGGCAACGGCGCAGCGCCAGCACAGCGGTTCGCCGAGGGATCCAAGGCCCACATGGCGGTGCTCTACGCCTCCATCTTCATGCTCATGTTCCTGATGTTCATAGTCACGGCCAACGTGTCCGACATCCTGACATCCATGGATGTGAGCATGACCGTGTGCGGGTTCATCCTGGCTCTGATGGGGCTGACACAGGTGTTCACATCCCTGGCGTACTCCAGGGTCCGCCGCATTCCGAAGTACCAGTACATGCTGCTGGCAGCCTTCCTGCTTCAGGCCGTCGCCATAACCATGTTCGCGTCCGACAGCCTCGCCGTGCTCACGGTCGGCGTCGGGATCATGGGCGTGGGCCTGGGACTCGGGATGCCGACGATCACCAACAACCTGTCCATGATGTCGCCTCCCGCCGCCCAGGGGAAGACCATGGGGATCTACTCGTGCCTGATGAACCTGGGCACGTCGCTCTCCACCGTCATCATGGGCCCCGTGATAGTGGCCATCGGGTACACGTCGTCGTTCCAACTGTCCGCCGTCGTCGTCCTGCTGTTCGGCATAGCGGTCCTGGTGGCGGGAAGATTCCTCGGTCAGCCCGAACCCGCCACGGAGGCGTGA
- a CDS encoding TIGR00303 family protein, with protein sequence MDFELPPSLGVYGNEKIAKDILSRIWGKRGVFTCTVANTRTSTIPGVSDAGDTPELTMFTPAADAEILVSGRVSCMKGIPINPGGIPTPATLTKAALDLSSIPYYIVNGGCEVIPYVPYFDMGGECGEKITTGKSVKNVKEEYEKGYMLGEMLARAYDFVIISESCAGGTTTALAVMMAMGVLKENLVSSSSPNNPKELKTRLVNEALAAAGIEPGSLADDPLRAIECVGDPMMPANIGILCGAAKSVPVIVGGGTQMAAVMAGAKALHPELVGNFFQGTTRWLMNDPNSSMTKIMDSISDDIPIVYVNVDYSSSPYEGLQAYEWGFIKEGVGCGGASVGAIIESSGKVTCRDLEDRVHEIYKGIMGFD encoded by the coding sequence ATGGATTTCGAACTCCCGCCCTCTCTGGGCGTATACGGCAACGAGAAGATCGCGAAGGACATCCTCTCCAGGATCTGGGGGAAGCGCGGAGTGTTCACATGCACTGTGGCAAACACCCGCACATCCACGATCCCGGGGGTCTCCGACGCTGGCGACACCCCCGAGCTCACGATGTTCACCCCCGCGGCGGACGCGGAGATCCTCGTGAGCGGCAGGGTCTCCTGCATGAAGGGCATCCCCATCAACCCCGGAGGCATCCCCACCCCGGCCACGCTCACAAAGGCCGCCCTGGACCTCTCCAGCATACCATACTACATCGTCAACGGGGGATGCGAGGTGATCCCCTACGTCCCCTACTTCGACATGGGCGGCGAGTGCGGCGAGAAGATCACCACCGGGAAGTCCGTCAAGAACGTGAAGGAGGAGTACGAGAAGGGCTACATGCTCGGCGAGATGCTCGCCAGGGCGTACGACTTCGTGATCATCAGCGAGAGCTGCGCCGGAGGAACCACCACGGCGCTGGCCGTCATGATGGCCATGGGCGTCCTCAAGGAGAACCTGGTGAGTAGCAGCTCGCCCAACAACCCCAAGGAGCTCAAGACAAGGCTGGTCAACGAGGCCCTGGCCGCCGCCGGGATCGAGCCCGGCTCCCTGGCCGACGACCCGCTGAGGGCCATCGAGTGCGTCGGGGACCCCATGATGCCCGCCAACATCGGGATACTCTGCGGCGCGGCGAAGTCCGTCCCCGTCATCGTGGGCGGCGGGACCCAGATGGCCGCGGTGATGGCAGGCGCCAAGGCGCTCCACCCGGAGCTGGTCGGCAACTTCTTCCAGGGGACGACCAGGTGGCTCATGAACGACCCCAACTCCAGCATGACGAAGATCATGGACTCGATCTCCGACGACATCCCCATCGTGTACGTCAACGTGGACTACAGCTCCAGCCCCTACGAGGGCCTCCAGGCCTACGAGTGGGGCTTCATCAAGGAGGGTGTCGGCTGCGGCGGCGCCTCCGTCGGCGCCATCATAGAATCCTCCGGAAAGGTCACCTGCAGGGACCTCGAGGACAGGGTCCACGAGATCTACAAGGGGATCATGGGATTCGACTGA
- a CDS encoding phosphoglycerate mutase, with protein sequence MAPHRLKTTGRGYTQLFLNEFFTGHPPEIPRAALEALGLGLPIQDPGRTAYRLSPATIGDGMVHWYYNTAEIKDELEERIMSHMDMLSEYDPAIKFFIEGRAVLTMVSDDVPDLPAPPVDAPYKEVPGRLGELVEAVASEMGGVTGYPWGCGKFGKQYPAFPELAPMVAVSDSPTSMGICASLGMETHVIDDLEERFPIAQEALGRGNVFLHVDEVDEYSHQKDPFKKKAVLEETDRLMEKYFPDVENIVYFVDHGTSCVTGEHILMDVPLWTSIDTGLPDGSMMELATVVQTLLHNKR encoded by the coding sequence ATGGCCCCGCACAGGCTCAAGACCACGGGGAGGGGATACACGCAGCTCTTCCTGAACGAGTTCTTCACCGGCCATCCGCCGGAGATACCCCGCGCGGCGCTGGAGGCGCTGGGCCTGGGGCTCCCCATCCAGGACCCCGGGAGGACCGCGTACCGCCTGAGCCCCGCCACCATCGGGGACGGCATGGTACACTGGTACTACAACACCGCCGAGATCAAGGACGAGCTGGAGGAGAGGATCATGTCCCACATGGACATGCTCTCCGAGTACGACCCCGCCATCAAGTTCTTCATAGAGGGGCGCGCGGTGCTCACGATGGTGAGCGACGACGTCCCCGACCTCCCGGCGCCTCCGGTAGACGCCCCGTACAAGGAGGTCCCCGGCAGGCTGGGCGAGCTGGTCGAGGCCGTCGCGTCCGAGATGGGCGGCGTCACAGGCTACCCGTGGGGCTGCGGGAAGTTCGGGAAGCAGTACCCAGCGTTCCCTGAGCTCGCGCCGATGGTCGCCGTCTCAGACAGCCCCACGTCGATGGGGATCTGCGCCTCCCTCGGGATGGAGACGCACGTCATCGACGACCTCGAGGAGAGGTTCCCGATTGCCCAGGAGGCCCTGGGGAGGGGGAACGTGTTCCTGCACGTGGACGAGGTCGACGAGTACAGCCACCAGAAGGACCCGTTCAAGAAGAAGGCGGTGCTGGAGGAGACCGACCGCCTCATGGAGAAGTACTTCCCGGACGTCGAGAACATAGTCTACTTCGTCGACCACGGGACATCATGCGTCACGGGCGAGCACATCCTCATGGACGTGCCTCTCTGGACAAGCATCGACACAGGCCTGCCCGACGGCTCCATGATGGAGCTGGCGACGGTGGTACAAACGCTTTTGCACAACAAACGGTGA
- the hypF gene encoding carbamoyltransferase HypF codes for MRMTITGTVQGVGFRPAVYRAAERVGASGAVWNDGSSVVIDTDRGEELLESLMSDLPPLASIRSVTRSDVPYTGGKGFSIVRSSGEGTGASIPADSAVCDRCVREMFSAGRRHMYPFTTCTDCGPRFTLLRGMPYDRPLTSMDSFPLCPECGAEFSDPSDKRFHHQTICCPVCGPRYRLELGDGTVPDGDPIETLAHMLDEGARAVVKGWGGMHICCNLDVIGEMREWYGRRNKPFAVMARDMDALKRYAVPTPAEEERLLSPQRPIVLVRKRDTEETELASPGLDNIGMFLPYTGMHHILFSHLEHDALIMTSANVPGEPMVTDDTKAKELNADAYLLHDQPIVNRADDTVLRMYGDRTQYLRRSRGSIPFGLDTDMQGDVVALGAQENLTGSVASRGRIWPTQYIGNGEKVGVPEYLEEAVRTQMGFVGCEPAAVAVDLHPGYVNRRLGRKLAEESGAELVEVQHHWAHAASLMADNRLEGCVALTLDGTGHGDDGMAWGGEVLSADYSGYSRAAHLEYIPLLGSERALYDLRRLKFAIDTMNGTENHDFPDRDAAVLSKLMDRSVRSSSMGRLLDALAYALGVCRERTYDGEPAMRLEPLLARGKLVDGFETETVNGVVRTAHLFDRIDGSVKREDAAYSIVYNVMSELVESSIQESDRTGLDHIGITGGVSVNSVITRMFEDMVISSLHPIAMHRDVPNGDGGISVGQAAIALRRIQ; via the coding sequence ATGAGGATGACGATCACAGGCACTGTCCAGGGCGTCGGGTTCAGACCGGCGGTCTACCGCGCGGCGGAACGCGTGGGGGCGTCCGGCGCCGTGTGGAACGACGGGTCCTCGGTCGTCATCGACACCGACAGGGGAGAGGAGCTCTTGGAGTCGCTCATGTCCGACCTCCCGCCGCTGGCGTCAATAAGGTCCGTGACCAGGTCCGACGTCCCGTACACCGGCGGGAAGGGGTTCTCAATCGTCCGCTCCTCCGGAGAGGGCACCGGGGCATCGATCCCGGCGGACAGCGCCGTCTGCGACAGGTGCGTCCGCGAGATGTTCTCCGCGGGACGGAGGCACATGTACCCCTTCACCACCTGCACCGACTGCGGGCCGAGGTTCACCCTTCTGAGGGGCATGCCCTACGACCGCCCCCTGACATCCATGGACTCGTTCCCCCTCTGCCCGGAATGCGGCGCAGAGTTCTCGGACCCGTCCGACAAGAGGTTCCACCACCAGACGATCTGCTGCCCCGTCTGCGGACCCAGGTACAGGCTGGAGCTCGGGGACGGGACGGTCCCCGACGGCGACCCGATAGAGACGCTGGCACATATGCTGGACGAGGGCGCGCGGGCGGTGGTCAAGGGATGGGGAGGGATGCACATATGCTGCAACCTGGACGTCATCGGCGAGATGAGGGAATGGTACGGCAGGCGCAACAAGCCCTTCGCCGTCATGGCCAGGGACATGGACGCCCTCAAACGGTACGCCGTGCCCACCCCCGCGGAGGAGGAGAGGTTGCTGTCACCGCAACGCCCGATCGTCCTTGTGAGGAAGAGGGACACGGAGGAGACGGAGCTCGCCTCCCCCGGACTCGACAACATCGGCATGTTCCTCCCCTACACCGGCATGCACCACATACTGTTCTCGCATCTGGAGCATGACGCGCTGATCATGACGTCCGCCAACGTGCCGGGCGAGCCCATGGTCACCGACGACACGAAGGCGAAGGAGCTGAACGCGGACGCCTACCTCCTCCACGACCAGCCGATTGTCAACCGCGCCGACGACACCGTCCTGAGGATGTACGGCGACAGGACTCAGTACCTCCGCAGGTCCAGGGGGAGCATACCGTTCGGCCTGGACACCGACATGCAGGGGGACGTGGTCGCGCTGGGAGCGCAGGAGAACCTCACCGGCTCCGTCGCATCCCGGGGCAGGATCTGGCCCACCCAGTACATAGGGAACGGCGAGAAGGTCGGCGTCCCCGAGTACCTGGAGGAGGCCGTCCGCACGCAGATGGGGTTCGTCGGATGCGAGCCCGCCGCGGTGGCGGTGGACCTGCACCCGGGCTACGTCAACAGGAGGCTCGGCAGGAAACTGGCGGAGGAGAGCGGTGCGGAGCTTGTGGAGGTCCAGCACCACTGGGCCCACGCGGCGTCGCTGATGGCTGACAACCGCCTGGAGGGGTGCGTGGCCCTGACCCTGGACGGCACCGGCCACGGGGACGACGGGATGGCCTGGGGCGGCGAGGTGCTGTCGGCCGACTACTCCGGCTACAGCAGGGCAGCGCATCTGGAGTACATCCCGCTGCTGGGGTCCGAGAGGGCGCTGTACGACCTCCGCAGACTGAAGTTCGCGATCGACACGATGAACGGAACCGAGAACCACGACTTCCCGGACAGGGACGCCGCCGTGCTCTCCAAGCTCATGGACAGGAGTGTCAGGAGCTCCTCGATGGGCAGGCTCCTCGATGCGCTGGCCTACGCCCTCGGCGTGTGCCGCGAGAGGACCTACGACGGCGAGCCCGCGATGAGGCTGGAGCCGCTGCTGGCCAGGGGGAAGCTGGTGGACGGGTTCGAGACCGAGACGGTGAACGGCGTGGTCAGAACGGCCCACCTCTTCGACAGGATCGACGGGTCCGTGAAAAGGGAGGACGCGGCATACTCCATAGTATATAACGTGATGAGTGAGCTGGTGGAATCTTCCATCCAGGAATCGGACAGGACCGGCCTCGACCACATAGGCATCACCGGCGGGGTGTCCGTCAACTCTGTCATCACAAGAATGTTCGAGGATATGGTTATATCATCCCTCCATCCTATCGCGATGCATAGAGACGTCCCCAACGGGGACGGGGGCATCTCGGTCGGACAGGCCGCGATAGCCCTGAGGAGGATACAATGA
- a CDS encoding transcriptional regulator, whose translation MITELPPCPVETALLVIGDKWVVLILRDLRTGTKRFGELLKSVTGVSQKVLTEKLRSMEERGLVSREVYPEVPPRVEYSLTDLGKSLYPVLDSLEEWGWGYKRLVAETSDRSS comes from the coding sequence ATGATCACCGAACTGCCCCCGTGCCCCGTGGAGACCGCGCTTCTGGTCATAGGCGACAAGTGGGTGGTGCTGATCCTCAGGGACCTGAGGACAGGCACGAAGAGATTCGGGGAGCTTCTGAAATCCGTCACCGGAGTGTCCCAGAAGGTCCTGACGGAGAAGCTCCGCTCGATGGAGGAGAGGGGACTCGTCTCGAGGGAGGTGTACCCCGAGGTGCCCCCGAGGGTGGAGTACAGCCTCACCGACCTGGGGAAGAGCCTGTACCCCGTTCTCGACTCACTGGAGGAGTGGGGCTGGGGCTATAAGAGATTGGTAGCGGAGACGTCGGACCGCTCATCCTGA
- a CDS encoding Sir2 silent information regulator family NAD-dependent deacetylase, protein MTYTGSFSEETEELRGWIEGSDRILVGAGAGLSAAAGMIGTGTRYEEAFPDFIAKYHDPSMYAAGFREYSCPEEKWAYWSRAIMMDRYEFEDNGTYAALRDLLKDRDYFVLTTNVDHCFQRFGFDKTRLFYTQGDYGLWQCSGPCRPWTYDNEDAVRRMAAEQEGMRVPSELVPRCPVCGRPMTMNLRCDETFVEDAGWHRAAERYTRFAREAMSGRTLYLELGVGYNTPSIIKFPFWRMSADNRRSHYVSVSLGSCQVPDAISRRSAGIDMDIGEVLKAVSG, encoded by the coding sequence ATGACATATACAGGGAGCTTCTCGGAAGAGACTGAGGAGCTCAGGGGATGGATCGAGGGATCCGACAGGATACTGGTCGGAGCCGGAGCGGGCCTGTCCGCCGCTGCCGGAATGATAGGCACCGGCACCAGATACGAGGAGGCGTTCCCGGACTTCATCGCGAAGTACCATGACCCCAGCATGTACGCCGCGGGCTTCAGGGAGTACAGCTGCCCGGAGGAGAAATGGGCGTACTGGAGCCGGGCCATAATGATGGACCGCTACGAGTTCGAGGACAACGGGACGTACGCGGCGCTGCGGGACCTTCTGAAGGACAGGGACTACTTTGTCCTCACGACCAACGTCGACCACTGCTTCCAGAGGTTCGGGTTCGACAAGACGAGGCTGTTCTACACCCAGGGCGACTACGGGCTGTGGCAGTGCAGCGGCCCCTGCCGCCCGTGGACCTACGACAACGAGGACGCCGTCCGCAGGATGGCCGCGGAGCAGGAGGGCATGAGGGTCCCGTCGGAGCTCGTCCCCAGATGCCCCGTCTGCGGAAGGCCCATGACCATGAACCTCCGGTGCGACGAGACATTCGTCGAGGATGCGGGCTGGCACAGGGCGGCCGAGAGGTACACCCGCTTCGCCAGGGAGGCGATGTCCGGCAGGACCCTCTACCTGGAGCTTGGCGTCGGCTACAACACACCCTCGATCATCAAGTTCCCGTTCTGGCGCATGTCGGCGGACAACCGCCGCTCACATTACGTCAGCGTGAGCCTCGGCAGCTGCCAGGTCCCGGATGCCATCAGCAGACGCTCCGCCGGGATCGACATGGACATCGGAGAGGTCCTGAAGGCCGTGTCAGGATGA